The proteins below are encoded in one region of Sminthopsis crassicaudata isolate SCR6 chromosome 1, ASM4859323v1, whole genome shotgun sequence:
- the DIRAS1 gene encoding GTP-binding protein Di-Ras1, with amino-acid sequence MPEQSNDYRVVVFGAGGVGKSSLVLRFVKGTFRDTYIPTIEDTYRQVISCDKSVCTLQITDTTGSHQFPAMQRLSISKGHAFILVFSVTSKQSLEELRPIYQQILQIKGSVENIPVMLVGNKCDETQREVDTKEGEALAKEWKCAFMETSAKMNYNVKELFQELLTLEKHRNMSLSIDGKRSSKQKRTDKLKGKCSLM; translated from the coding sequence ATGCCGGAACAGAGCAATGATTACCGGGTGGTGGTGTTTGGGGCAGGCGGTGTGGGCAAGAGTTCCCTGGTCCTCCGCTTTGTCAAGGGCACTTTCCGAGACACCTACATCCCCACCATTGAGGACACCTACCGCCAGGTCATCAGCTGCGACAAGAGCGTGTGCACCCTGCAGATCACGGACACCACGGGCAGCCACCAGTTCCCGGCCATGCAGCGCCTGTCCATCTCCAAGGGCCACGCCTTCATCCTGGTCTTCTCCGTCACCAGCAAGCAGTCCCTGGAGGAGCTGCGGCCCATCTACCAGCAGATCCTGCAGATCAAAGGCAGCGTGGAGAACATCCCAGTCATGCTGGTGGGGAACAAGTGTGACGAGACGCAGCGGGAGGTGGACACCAAGGAGGGGGAGGCCCTGGCCAAGGAGTGGAAGTGTGCCTTCATGGAGACCTCCGCCAAAATGAACTATAATGTCAAGGAGCTCTTCCAAGAGCTGCTGACCCTGGAGAAGCATCGCAACATGAGCCTCAGCATCGACGGAAAGCGTTCCAGCAAGCAGAAGAGGACAGACAAACTCAAGGGCAAGTGTAGCCTGATGTGA